From the genome of Bactrocera oleae isolate idBacOlea1 chromosome 2, idBacOlea1, whole genome shotgun sequence, one region includes:
- the LOC106618097 gene encoding uncharacterized protein isoform X1, translating to MSMLPLAGSASGTHLRPLSLTGPEREPVQFTVKLVGAPPEVEQLVEQIKHVAEQFLYHWKTFPIVLPQPLSATTLVLTVNNATNSASNRNKTRPINLRDLFIAPPFDELDAVASDGSGEPRRLTNSQLKSLRESGLQKDKYGKPKKLTLEQLETIRKNGEFDVPSLHFPGQVHKWRLSQLLQKGTLRAHDSFLSDLALAARFIVVTARARIFGHFFSVVHAAQALLDGIIKLVDMFIGVPALLAHNLDYKIKEERCRFLIAELVCRPEFEDCLDGLCSYVRKMLRRATMEKFDFNSCEVIQPVPYLFLTPKGQEIDLRLFCRDVMRKALPVLIGILERETRGWFLHFRERLIAELRAKKLSDKEIEEEVNDAVMKEYLQRVYSSILSNPKLAELGDGIPKLLVQQAQSVVFMYKAMDKVQKDIKRTREDHQKCLANDHSVLSRVAPWLRSKLRKAEESKLSKSAWSAHEEALKMCTKHNLYQTAYFLSRDLAFMKEREPVLLKELKNAKTPTRSFQWACRIWSPSAWIIRRNFQGQSDVIPTVISQQATSIVTPRSDPSQPVFLVEKEIIRTTSTRWPLWRLLNLLQRTWCWTWNMMFLLGILVPWCSPLGLRALFCVKPFMPDLELSQINGTLFPRKTSITQTMASRLIELWRHISKSRTHFETEPDTGFIGKGLTRNLNRVWNYFFKGFLGTLIILFAFPLICLATSFLSIALALTAPLWIPIFTVLLHLYMILVYDLDCPDNLRNRYCILLEAVIWNVMIQGLLQPVAAVLVATFCCPLASTIILVVGVARFSLRLLWDSLTFHLFIKKCGRVPASDSIAVKRIAGPGLALDYYFIIKPEQALAAFEAKMELDELQAYQHAMERIILQPQKDFSQFVEACFGPFSAQLAKTGPYMTLDREAHDLMSTLHEKLEKRRRELQTSLTTQVKTRIKLNTKELKIAIQLAAHTLEKCYPSHVIARLSISEDDFWDNKGLSVNDWPGLAGLMYTEIFSLDFLTPLTENDTHFKLEPHPSLDLTRYTEMVQNATDVIGSKGLDLLGNVYAPRGNVQVHLPFLEVTAFNPRSRITLNFRKPEKRDMSVGLTTPRVRAHRSQNAKAPEPLKPWRPWKKKTDGKSVTEKLLIPLPVPHPVHIAIAIHNRDSENPIPLDSELVWEILKSIEDCQGGDVMAVQSVARYRGVVTESSNDSLATSSSIGSTRDSGSGSGIVGNGTETLPCVNREVCTQVKVSEEPVQTSGFHWTLSNWGAAQTARRRTNSNVRVDLASPEDISLDTDSSRAVFNAYGTTV from the exons ATGTCAATGCTGCCATTAGCGGGCAGTGCCTCCGGTACCCATCTACGTCCACTATCATTGACCGGCCCAGAACGTGAACCTGTACAATTTACGGTTAAGTTGGTTGGCGCACCGCCCGAAGTCGAGCAGCTGGTCGAACAAATCAAACACGTAGCCGAACAGTTTCTGTATCATTGGAAAACCTTCCCAATCG TACTCCCGCAACCGCTATCCGCAACAACACTAGTACTGACCGTCAACAATGCAACGAACAGCGCCAGTAACCGCAACAAAACGCGACCGATTAATTTGCGCGACCTATTTATAGCGCCGCCCTTTGATGAGTTGGATGCCGTTGCATCGGATGGCAGCGGTGAACCGCGACGCCTCACCAATTCGCAGCTAAAGTCATTGCGCGAGTCTGG CTTGCAAAAGGATAAATACGGCAAGCCAAAGAAATTAACTTTGGAACAATTGGAAACAATACGTAAAAATGG TGAATTCGATGTGCCCAGTTTGCACTTTCCCGGCCAAGTGCATAAGTGGCGACTGTCGCAGCTGCTGCAGAAGGGCACATTGCGCGCCCATGATTCCTTCCTCAGCGACTTGGCGCTGGCCGCACGTTTTATTGTTGTGACGGCGCGTGCGCGCATTTTTGGGCACTTCTTTTCGGTAGTACACGCCGCGCAGGCGCTTCTAGATGGTATCATCAAGCTGGTCGATATGTTTATCG GGGTGCCGGCATTGCTCGCGCATAACTTGGATTATAAAATCAAGGAAGAGCGCTGCCGCTTTCTAATCGCGGAGCTTGTGTGTCGC ccCGAATTCGAGGACTGTCTGGATGGGCTGTGTTCGTACGTGCGCAAAATGCTGCGTCGCGCTACAATGGAAAAATTCGATTTCAATAGCTGCGAGGTAATACAACCGGTTCCGTATCTCTTCCTCACACCCAAGGGTCAGGAGATTGATTTGCGCCTGTTCTGCCGTGACGTCATGCGCAAAGCATTGCCGGTGCTTATCGGCATATTAGAACGCGAGACACGCGGTTGGTTTCTGCACTTTCGCGAACGCCTCATTGCAGAGCTGCGCGCCAAAAAGCTCAGCGACAAGGAAATCGAGGAA GAAGTAAATGATGCGGTTATGAAGGAATACCTACAACGCGTCTACTCCTCCATACTCTCGAACCCCAAATTGGCGGAGCTAGGTGATGGAATTCCTAAACTTCTGGTTCAACAGGCACAATCCGTTGTGTTCATGTACAAGGCGATGGACAAAGTGCAGAAGGATATTAAGCGTACACGCGAAGATCATCAGAAATGTCTTGCCAACGATCATTCGGTTTTGTCGCGTGTCGCGCCTTGGCTTCGCTCGAAATTGCGAAAAGCTGAGGAGAGCAAACTCAGTAAATCTGCATGGTCGGCACATGAGGAGGCGCTGAAAATGTGCACCAAACATAATTTGTACCAAACTGCCTATTTTCTTAGTCGCGACTTGGCATTCATGAAGGAGCGCGAACCAGTTCTACTCAAAGAGCTTAAGAATGCGAAAACTCCGACGCGCAGCTTCCAATGGGCTTGCCGCATATGGTCGCCGAGTGCTTGGATAATACGACGCAACTTTCAAGGTCAATCGGATGTGATACCAACAGTAATAAGTCAGCAGGCTACCTCGATCGTAACGCCACGATCTGATCCCAGTCAGCCAGTATTCTTGGTGGAGAAGGAAATCATACGCACAACCAGCACGCGCTGGCCACTTTGGCGTTTACTAAATTTACTGCAACGCACCTGGTGTTGGACATGGAACATGATGTTTCTGCTCGGCATACTGGTGCCCTGGTGCAGTCCATTAGGGTTGCGTGCGCTCTTCTGTGTGAAGCCGTTCATGCCGGACTTGGAGCTGTCGCAAATCAATGGCACTCTGTTTCCGCGCAAGACCAGCATCACGCAGACGATGGCCTCACGCTTGATCGAACTCTGGCGACACATATCAAAATCACGTACACACTTCGAAACGGAACCGGACACTG GCTTCATTGGCAAAGGACTGACGCGCAACTTAAATCGGGTGTGGAATTATTTCTTTAAGGGTTTTCTCGGCACTCTTATCATATTATTCGCATTTCCGTTGATTTGCTTAGCCACCAGCTTTCTCAGTATTGCATTAGCGCTGACCGCGCCGCTTTGGATTCCTATATTTACAGTGCTTTTGCATCTCTATATGATACTCGTTTACGATTTGGACTGTCCGGATAACTTGCGCAATCGTTATTGTATACTCCTGGAGGCAGTTATTTGGAACGTTATGATACAGGGCCTTTTACAACCGGTTGCAGCTGTTTTGGTCGCTACGTTCTGCTGTCCACTGGCATCGACCATAATTTTAGTTG ttggaGTGGCCCGCTTCTCGCTCCGTCTGCTATGGGATTCCTTGACATTTCACTTGTTCATAAAAAAATGTGGCCGTGTACCGGCTTCCGATAGCATTGCTGTGAAGCGTATAGCTGGACCAGGCCTAGCGCTCGACTACTATTTTATCATCAAACCCGAACAAGCTTTGGCAGCTTTTGAAGCGAAAATGGAGTTGGACGAACTTCAGGCATATCAACACGCCATGGAGCGCATCATACTGCAGCCGCAGAAGGATTTCAGTCAATTCGTAGAAGCTTGCTTTGGTCCATTCTCAGCGCAGCTGGCGAAGACAGGGCCGTATATGACACTGGATCGTGAGGCACACGATCTAATGAGCACCCTACACGAGAAGTTGGAAAAGCGGAGACGAGAACTGCAAACCTCGCTGACGACACAGGTGAAAACGCGCATAAAATTGAATACCAAAGAGTTGAAG ATTGCCATACAACTGGCCGCCCATACATTGGAGAAATGTTATCCGTCGCATGTTATTGCCAGGCTATCCATTAGTGAGGATGACTTTTGGGATAATAAG GGCCTCAGCGTAAACGATTGGCCCGGTCTGGCCGGTCTCATGTATACCGAAATATTTAGCTTAGATTTTCTAACGCCATTGACTGAGAACGATACACATTTTAAACTCGAACCGCATCCCTCGCTCGACTTAACGCGTTACACAGAAATGGTACAAAACGCTACCGATGTGATAGGTTCCAAAGGTTTGGATTTGCTGGGTAACGTGTACGCGCCGCGTGGTAATGTGCAAGTGCATTTGCCATTTCTTGAAGTGACGGCCTTTAATCCGCGTTCAAGAATCACGCTCAACTTCAGGAAGCCGGAGAAGAG AGACATGTCCGTCGGCTTAACGACACCACGCGTGCGCGCTCACCGTTCGCAAAATGCGAAAGCGCCAGAGCCACTGAAACCATGGCGTCCATGGAAAAAGAAAACGGACGGGAAGAGCGTCACGGAGAAATTGCTTATACCGTTACCTGTGCCGCATCCTGTGCACATTGCGATCGCCATACACAATCGTGACTCCGAGAATCCTATACCGCTCGACTCGGAACTCGTCTGGGAAATTCTCAAGTCAATCGAGGATTGTCAAGGCGGTGATGTGATG GCCGTGCAATCAGTTGCGCGCTATCGCGGTGTGGTAACAGAATCTAGTAACGACTCGTTAGCCACTAGTAGCAGCATTGGCAGCACACGCGATTCCGGTTCCGGCTCAGGCATCGTTGGCAACGGCACCGAAACATTGCCCTGCGTTAACCGTGAG GTTTGCACACAGGTAAAAGTGTCCGAGGAGCCCGTACAAACATCCGGTTTTCATTGGACGCTTAGCAATTGGGGCGCCGCGCAAACGGCGCGCCGGCGCACTAACTCGAATGTACGCGTCGACTTGGCCAGCCCTGAAGATATATCGCTGGACACAGACAGTTCGCGCGCCGTCTTCAATGCATATGGCACAACAGTATAA
- the Snm1 gene encoding uncharacterized protein Snm1 translates to MTEIAVVSLMDVSSQSSVEHERKVECKDENASITPQNHPKRKVGKKAATTLGKRALKSTEEIKVATQLTVIPNNIQTTTKKRTTKFKDPPASQLRIDSYFKSSSKSYKIEISSVKSEKSILTARGSKIAKTSQKVDRVRNKKIKGRKRLFIVGDNCSSTTVSPPSGFLNSMPTSKGTDLKRSTSTNATRSSNKPTKRKTKPYSLEELIDLCSDEDGAADLVTKKAFVSSSERNKSAVKEKFADAYEMNCLVSDYANNDLHFAAMVSIPIQKTSAKNASRDLKEMVYHRDSHSSSCSTNKILLQKKVNTPSSKCNNSNLDIKTEENVIIINKERTSSKSLVKASIVASDRVQVKQEPELLVASTSLSNLTKETNNKLNNLITGEKNDLQITPMEKPSTSKGKRVRKFRVCPPYKKVSGTTFAVDAFQYGQISGITHYFLTHFHADHYQGLTRKFEMPLYVSPITANLVRAFISVENKYINEIELRKPLMINDVEVTAIDANHCPGAVMFIFKLSTGRCIIHTGDFRASPDMESDPIFWNNDIDTIYLDTTYIAHKHNFASQYESIDRAKRIIREFHKKRPTTRVLYVCGSYVIGKERFWTNLAQEFNLKVWTEKNRLKALKSMDLDEVRGLLCDDPYKAEIHVISIAKVNYQSLLNYFRPFKQQYDALLAFRPSGWEKNSKPQLGGEINIVSIEYSEHSSQAELERFVTYLKPREVISTVPVIQSNPCITPKIPEKWYKYDNLKSRQRNFQPSITSFLKIRPRQLVQNASTKRNSYCVTPTRSPDYMPNELSQLSVSAMATCIEVQRDNKEAATSLKVPTVVTLFPRSDALEDWMS, encoded by the exons ATGACTGAGATAGCGGTTGTAAGTTTAATGGATGTAAGCTCTCAAAGTTCCGTTGAGCATGAAAGAAAAGTTGAGTGTAAGGATGAAAACGCGTCAATTACACCACAAAATCATCCTAAACGAAAAGTAGGTAAGAAGGCTGCAACAACACTTGGCAAAAGAGCATTAAAGTCCACAGAAGAAATAAAAGTCGCTACTCAACTAACAGTTATTCCCAACAATATACAAACGACGACGAAGAAAAGGACTACAAAGTTTAAAGATCCACCTGCTAGTCAATTGCGCATTGATAGCTATTTCAAAAGTTCTTCAAAATCCTACAAAATTGAGATTTCTTCAGTAAAGTCGGAGAAGTCGATTTTAACGGCGCGTGGAAGCAAAATTGCTAAAACTTCCCAAAAAGTTGATAGagtcagaaataaaaaaattaaaggtcGAAAACGTTTATTCATAGTGGGAGACAATTGTAGCTCCACAACTGTTTCACCACCGAGTGGTTTCTTGAATAGTATGCCAACTTCAAAAGGAACCGATCTCAAACGCTCTACCTCTACAAATGCCACTCGTAGTTCTAATAAACCCaccaaaagaaaaacaaagccaTATTCACTAGAAGAATTAATAGATTTGTGTTCTGATGAAGACGGAGCTGCTGACTTAGTTACTAAGAAAGCATTTGTTTCATCCAGTGAACGAAATAAGTCTGCTGTAAAGGAAAAGTTTGCCGATGCATATGAGATGAATTGTTTAGTTAGTGATTATGCTAATAATGACTTGCACTTTGCAGCAATGGTGTCTATACCCATACAGAAAACGAGCGCTAAAAACGCCTCAAGAGATTTGAAAGAGATGGTTTACCATAGAGATTCGCATTCGTCAAGTTGTTCGACTAATAAGATATTGttgcaaaaaaaagtaaatacaccAAGTTCAAAGTGTAATAACAGTAATTTGGATATAAAAACAGAAGAAAACGTGATAATCATCAACAAAGAGCGGACGTCTTCAAAGTCGTTAGTGAAAGCTAGTATAGTTGCATCTGATAGAGTACAAGTTAAGCAAGAACCAGAACTACTTGTTGCTTCAACGTCCTTATCAAACCTGACCAAAGAAACCAACAATAAGTTAAATAACCTTATAACTGGCGAAAAAAATGATTTACAAATAACGCCAATGGAGAAACCTTCCACTTCAAAAGGCAAAAGAGTTCGGAAATTTCGCGTTTGTCCGCCCTATAAAAAAGTATCTGGTACTACTTTTGCGGTTGATGCTTTCCAGTATGGACAGATAAGTGGCATTACACACTATTTTCTTACACATTTCCATGCGGACCATTATCAAGGTTTGACGCGCAAATTCGAAATGCCATTGTATGTGAGCCCGATAACTG cGAATTTGGTGCGCGCGTTTATATCagtggaaaataaatatataaacgaaATAGAACTGAGAAAACCTTTAATGATTAATGATGTTGAAGTCACAGCAATCGATGCAAATCA CTGTCCGGGTGCTgtaatgtttatatttaaactatCCACCGGTCGATGTATCATACATACTGGCGACTTTCGTGCCTCGCCTGACATGGAGTCTGATCCAATATTTTGGAATAATGACATTGATACAATATATCTGGATACCACATATATAGCCCATAAACACAATTTTGCTTCACAGTATGAAAGTATCGACCGAGCTAAGCGTATAATACGAGAATTCCACAAAAAGCGTCCAACAACACgtgttttgtatgtttgtggCTCATATGTGATTGGAAAAGAGCGTTTTTGGACTAACCTAGCGCAAGAGTTTAATTTGAAAGTATGGACAGAGAAGAATCGATTGAAAGCTCTGAAGTCAATGGATTTAGATGAAGTGCGTGGTTTGCTCTGTGATGATCCATATAAAGCAGAAATCCATGTGATATCGATTGCAAAAGTCAACTATCAG TCGCTACTCAACTATTTTCGGCCATTTAAACAGCAATACGATGCTTTGCTGGCATTTCGACCATCCGGCTGGGAGAAGAACAGCAAACCACAACTGGGTGGTGAAATAAATATCGTAAGCATTGAATACTCTGAACATTCGAGTCAGGCGGAGTTGGAACGATTTGTAACTTATCTCAAGCCGCGTGAGGTAATCAGTACAGTGCCCGTGATACAGAGTAATCCATGCATTACACCGAAGATACCAGAGAAGTGGTACAAATATGATAACCTTAAAAGTAGGCAACGCAACTTCCAGCCCTCCATCactagttttttaaaaattcgtcCTCGTCAGCTGGTACAAAACGCATCTACCAAACGCAACTCATATTGTGTAACACCTACAAGATCACCAGATTACATGCCCAACGAGTTATCGCAACTAAGTGTAAGCGCCATGGCAACTTGCATAGAAGTGCAACGAGATAATAAGGAGGCGGCGACGTCACTGAAAGTACCGACGGTAGTTACACTATTTCCTAGGTCAGATGCTTTAGAGGATTGGATGTCGTAG
- the LOC106618097 gene encoding uncharacterized protein isoform X2, which translates to MSMLPLAGSASGTHLRPLSLTGPEREPVQFTVKLVGAPPEVEQLVEQIKHVAEQFLYHWKTFPIVLPQPLSATTLVLTVNNATNSASNRNKTRPINLRDLFIAPPFDELDAVASDGSGEPRRLTNSQLKSLRESGEFDVPSLHFPGQVHKWRLSQLLQKGTLRAHDSFLSDLALAARFIVVTARARIFGHFFSVVHAAQALLDGIIKLVDMFIGVPALLAHNLDYKIKEERCRFLIAELVCRPEFEDCLDGLCSYVRKMLRRATMEKFDFNSCEVIQPVPYLFLTPKGQEIDLRLFCRDVMRKALPVLIGILERETRGWFLHFRERLIAELRAKKLSDKEIEEEVNDAVMKEYLQRVYSSILSNPKLAELGDGIPKLLVQQAQSVVFMYKAMDKVQKDIKRTREDHQKCLANDHSVLSRVAPWLRSKLRKAEESKLSKSAWSAHEEALKMCTKHNLYQTAYFLSRDLAFMKEREPVLLKELKNAKTPTRSFQWACRIWSPSAWIIRRNFQGQSDVIPTVISQQATSIVTPRSDPSQPVFLVEKEIIRTTSTRWPLWRLLNLLQRTWCWTWNMMFLLGILVPWCSPLGLRALFCVKPFMPDLELSQINGTLFPRKTSITQTMASRLIELWRHISKSRTHFETEPDTGFIGKGLTRNLNRVWNYFFKGFLGTLIILFAFPLICLATSFLSIALALTAPLWIPIFTVLLHLYMILVYDLDCPDNLRNRYCILLEAVIWNVMIQGLLQPVAAVLVATFCCPLASTIILVVGVARFSLRLLWDSLTFHLFIKKCGRVPASDSIAVKRIAGPGLALDYYFIIKPEQALAAFEAKMELDELQAYQHAMERIILQPQKDFSQFVEACFGPFSAQLAKTGPYMTLDREAHDLMSTLHEKLEKRRRELQTSLTTQVKTRIKLNTKELKIAIQLAAHTLEKCYPSHVIARLSISEDDFWDNKGLSVNDWPGLAGLMYTEIFSLDFLTPLTENDTHFKLEPHPSLDLTRYTEMVQNATDVIGSKGLDLLGNVYAPRGNVQVHLPFLEVTAFNPRSRITLNFRKPEKRDMSVGLTTPRVRAHRSQNAKAPEPLKPWRPWKKKTDGKSVTEKLLIPLPVPHPVHIAIAIHNRDSENPIPLDSELVWEILKSIEDCQGGDVMAVQSVARYRGVVTESSNDSLATSSSIGSTRDSGSGSGIVGNGTETLPCVNREVCTQVKVSEEPVQTSGFHWTLSNWGAAQTARRRTNSNVRVDLASPEDISLDTDSSRAVFNAYGTTV; encoded by the exons ATGTCAATGCTGCCATTAGCGGGCAGTGCCTCCGGTACCCATCTACGTCCACTATCATTGACCGGCCCAGAACGTGAACCTGTACAATTTACGGTTAAGTTGGTTGGCGCACCGCCCGAAGTCGAGCAGCTGGTCGAACAAATCAAACACGTAGCCGAACAGTTTCTGTATCATTGGAAAACCTTCCCAATCG TACTCCCGCAACCGCTATCCGCAACAACACTAGTACTGACCGTCAACAATGCAACGAACAGCGCCAGTAACCGCAACAAAACGCGACCGATTAATTTGCGCGACCTATTTATAGCGCCGCCCTTTGATGAGTTGGATGCCGTTGCATCGGATGGCAGCGGTGAACCGCGACGCCTCACCAATTCGCAGCTAAAGTCATTGCGCGAGTCTGG TGAATTCGATGTGCCCAGTTTGCACTTTCCCGGCCAAGTGCATAAGTGGCGACTGTCGCAGCTGCTGCAGAAGGGCACATTGCGCGCCCATGATTCCTTCCTCAGCGACTTGGCGCTGGCCGCACGTTTTATTGTTGTGACGGCGCGTGCGCGCATTTTTGGGCACTTCTTTTCGGTAGTACACGCCGCGCAGGCGCTTCTAGATGGTATCATCAAGCTGGTCGATATGTTTATCG GGGTGCCGGCATTGCTCGCGCATAACTTGGATTATAAAATCAAGGAAGAGCGCTGCCGCTTTCTAATCGCGGAGCTTGTGTGTCGC ccCGAATTCGAGGACTGTCTGGATGGGCTGTGTTCGTACGTGCGCAAAATGCTGCGTCGCGCTACAATGGAAAAATTCGATTTCAATAGCTGCGAGGTAATACAACCGGTTCCGTATCTCTTCCTCACACCCAAGGGTCAGGAGATTGATTTGCGCCTGTTCTGCCGTGACGTCATGCGCAAAGCATTGCCGGTGCTTATCGGCATATTAGAACGCGAGACACGCGGTTGGTTTCTGCACTTTCGCGAACGCCTCATTGCAGAGCTGCGCGCCAAAAAGCTCAGCGACAAGGAAATCGAGGAA GAAGTAAATGATGCGGTTATGAAGGAATACCTACAACGCGTCTACTCCTCCATACTCTCGAACCCCAAATTGGCGGAGCTAGGTGATGGAATTCCTAAACTTCTGGTTCAACAGGCACAATCCGTTGTGTTCATGTACAAGGCGATGGACAAAGTGCAGAAGGATATTAAGCGTACACGCGAAGATCATCAGAAATGTCTTGCCAACGATCATTCGGTTTTGTCGCGTGTCGCGCCTTGGCTTCGCTCGAAATTGCGAAAAGCTGAGGAGAGCAAACTCAGTAAATCTGCATGGTCGGCACATGAGGAGGCGCTGAAAATGTGCACCAAACATAATTTGTACCAAACTGCCTATTTTCTTAGTCGCGACTTGGCATTCATGAAGGAGCGCGAACCAGTTCTACTCAAAGAGCTTAAGAATGCGAAAACTCCGACGCGCAGCTTCCAATGGGCTTGCCGCATATGGTCGCCGAGTGCTTGGATAATACGACGCAACTTTCAAGGTCAATCGGATGTGATACCAACAGTAATAAGTCAGCAGGCTACCTCGATCGTAACGCCACGATCTGATCCCAGTCAGCCAGTATTCTTGGTGGAGAAGGAAATCATACGCACAACCAGCACGCGCTGGCCACTTTGGCGTTTACTAAATTTACTGCAACGCACCTGGTGTTGGACATGGAACATGATGTTTCTGCTCGGCATACTGGTGCCCTGGTGCAGTCCATTAGGGTTGCGTGCGCTCTTCTGTGTGAAGCCGTTCATGCCGGACTTGGAGCTGTCGCAAATCAATGGCACTCTGTTTCCGCGCAAGACCAGCATCACGCAGACGATGGCCTCACGCTTGATCGAACTCTGGCGACACATATCAAAATCACGTACACACTTCGAAACGGAACCGGACACTG GCTTCATTGGCAAAGGACTGACGCGCAACTTAAATCGGGTGTGGAATTATTTCTTTAAGGGTTTTCTCGGCACTCTTATCATATTATTCGCATTTCCGTTGATTTGCTTAGCCACCAGCTTTCTCAGTATTGCATTAGCGCTGACCGCGCCGCTTTGGATTCCTATATTTACAGTGCTTTTGCATCTCTATATGATACTCGTTTACGATTTGGACTGTCCGGATAACTTGCGCAATCGTTATTGTATACTCCTGGAGGCAGTTATTTGGAACGTTATGATACAGGGCCTTTTACAACCGGTTGCAGCTGTTTTGGTCGCTACGTTCTGCTGTCCACTGGCATCGACCATAATTTTAGTTG ttggaGTGGCCCGCTTCTCGCTCCGTCTGCTATGGGATTCCTTGACATTTCACTTGTTCATAAAAAAATGTGGCCGTGTACCGGCTTCCGATAGCATTGCTGTGAAGCGTATAGCTGGACCAGGCCTAGCGCTCGACTACTATTTTATCATCAAACCCGAACAAGCTTTGGCAGCTTTTGAAGCGAAAATGGAGTTGGACGAACTTCAGGCATATCAACACGCCATGGAGCGCATCATACTGCAGCCGCAGAAGGATTTCAGTCAATTCGTAGAAGCTTGCTTTGGTCCATTCTCAGCGCAGCTGGCGAAGACAGGGCCGTATATGACACTGGATCGTGAGGCACACGATCTAATGAGCACCCTACACGAGAAGTTGGAAAAGCGGAGACGAGAACTGCAAACCTCGCTGACGACACAGGTGAAAACGCGCATAAAATTGAATACCAAAGAGTTGAAG ATTGCCATACAACTGGCCGCCCATACATTGGAGAAATGTTATCCGTCGCATGTTATTGCCAGGCTATCCATTAGTGAGGATGACTTTTGGGATAATAAG GGCCTCAGCGTAAACGATTGGCCCGGTCTGGCCGGTCTCATGTATACCGAAATATTTAGCTTAGATTTTCTAACGCCATTGACTGAGAACGATACACATTTTAAACTCGAACCGCATCCCTCGCTCGACTTAACGCGTTACACAGAAATGGTACAAAACGCTACCGATGTGATAGGTTCCAAAGGTTTGGATTTGCTGGGTAACGTGTACGCGCCGCGTGGTAATGTGCAAGTGCATTTGCCATTTCTTGAAGTGACGGCCTTTAATCCGCGTTCAAGAATCACGCTCAACTTCAGGAAGCCGGAGAAGAG AGACATGTCCGTCGGCTTAACGACACCACGCGTGCGCGCTCACCGTTCGCAAAATGCGAAAGCGCCAGAGCCACTGAAACCATGGCGTCCATGGAAAAAGAAAACGGACGGGAAGAGCGTCACGGAGAAATTGCTTATACCGTTACCTGTGCCGCATCCTGTGCACATTGCGATCGCCATACACAATCGTGACTCCGAGAATCCTATACCGCTCGACTCGGAACTCGTCTGGGAAATTCTCAAGTCAATCGAGGATTGTCAAGGCGGTGATGTGATG GCCGTGCAATCAGTTGCGCGCTATCGCGGTGTGGTAACAGAATCTAGTAACGACTCGTTAGCCACTAGTAGCAGCATTGGCAGCACACGCGATTCCGGTTCCGGCTCAGGCATCGTTGGCAACGGCACCGAAACATTGCCCTGCGTTAACCGTGAG GTTTGCACACAGGTAAAAGTGTCCGAGGAGCCCGTACAAACATCCGGTTTTCATTGGACGCTTAGCAATTGGGGCGCCGCGCAAACGGCGCGCCGGCGCACTAACTCGAATGTACGCGTCGACTTGGCCAGCCCTGAAGATATATCGCTGGACACAGACAGTTCGCGCGCCGTCTTCAATGCATATGGCACAACAGTATAA